The following are from one region of the Penaeus vannamei isolate JL-2024 chromosome 28, ASM4276789v1, whole genome shotgun sequence genome:
- the LOC113824210 gene encoding prismalin-14 has translation MMKIVILVAFAVVLLGSAMASPIAEPGFGHGGFGHGGFRHGGFGHGGFGHGGFGHGGFGHGGFGHGGFGHGGYGR, from the exons ATGATGAAGATT GTAATTTTGGTCGCTTTTGCTGTTGTCCTTCTTGGTTCGGCCATGGCTAGTCCCATAGCAGAACCCGGCTTTGGTCATGGAGGATTCGGACACGGTGGATTCAGACATGGAGGATTCGGACACGGTGGCTTTGGACATGGAGGATTCGGACACGGAGGATTCGGCCATGGCGGTTTTGGACATGGAGGATTCGGACATGGAGGATATGGCCGATAA
- the LOC113824212 gene encoding glycine-rich protein → MAFKALTVALSLLALLAAALASPLPEPGYGGHGGHGGYGHGGHGGYGHGGHGGYGHGGHGGYGHGGHGGYGHGGHGGYGYGR, encoded by the exons ATGGCGTTCAAAGCT CTGACCGTGGCGCTGTCTCTCCTCGCCCTGTTGGCTGCTGCCCTGGCTAGCCCTTTGCCTGAACCTGGCTATGGTGGTCATGGCGGACACGGCGGATATGGCCACGGCGGGCATGGTGGATATGGCCATGGTGGACACGGTGGATATGGCCACGGCGGGCATGGTGGATATGGCCATGGTGGACACGGCGGATATGGCCATGGTGGACACGGTGGATATGGATACGGACGATGA